AGTCGCGCAGACCGTAGTGCGCGCCGACGACGAGACGCTTCGGACCGATTCGGTTATTAGCTGACATTTTTTTAGAATGCTCCGAAGAGTTTGAGCGCGAATGCAATTGTCAGAAGCGACGAAACGACCAGTACGATGATGGAGGTTTGCTTGCCCTTCTCTTTCGTCGTGAGGCTGTGGCTCGTGTCCATGAACAGGTGGCGCACGCCAGCGCAGAAGTGAAACAGGAAGGCCCACGCGAGAACCAGCGTGATGAGCTTGACGATGATGTTGGAGAGGAAGCCCTTGAAGACGTCAAAGCTGAGCTCTGAGGTAAGGCTTTGATCGAAGAGGTAAAGCAGGAACGGAAGAAAAACAAACAGCAGCCCACCGCTGACGCGATGGAGAATCGACACACGCCCCGCTAGTGGGAGGCGATACGCCGTCAATATCTGCCCGATACCGATGTTCCGGAACTCCGGCCTCGGTTTTTTTACGGCTTCAGCCATGCTAGACCCCTACTATGTAGTAACACTAATCCTGAATTTTAGCGCCTTTTCATATCGCGCTGCAGCGAAAAACCCCAACGGTCCTTTCCTGCGCACGCGAGAATGGCGTTCTCAAGCGGGTTCCGCGCGTTATGCCCATCACCCTTAAACACATCGATCCAGCTCGAACTTCCGGGTCTCCGACAGCCCGGTTTTAGCTGAGATCGTTCTGATAGTAGTACCCAGTTGTGACATACCATCCGCGCCGCACTTCGACAGGGCGGTCCCCATAGGTATAGGACACGCGATCCACCGACAGCAACGGAAATCCGGGCGGCACCTTCAGCAGGTCGGCGACCGTGGGGTCGGCCGCCACCGCCCGAATCTTCTCGGACGCCCGGATCATACGGGTTCCGAACTCAGTCTCGAACATCGCATAGAGCGGACCCTTGTACTCGGAAAGCCGCTCGAGAGTGAGTCCGCGGAACACGACGCCGGGCAACCAGATTTCGTCGAGAACCGTAATTTCACCATCAAACTGCAAAAGGCGCTTTATAAGCACCACTGGGTCGGCTGGTTTGAGATCGAGCTGGCGAGCGATATCGGCCGACGCGCGCAGGCGGCGGCATTCGAGCAGGCGGCTAACATGAGGGTGTTCGGCGCCGTCATCGGCCAGTAACCTGAGGAAGCGAAACTGGGCGCGATCCTCATTGTGCGTTGCAACAAAAGTGCCCTTGCCCTGACGGCGCACCAGCAGGTTATCCGCCGCCAGTTCGTCGATCGCCTTGCGCACCGTC
The sequence above is drawn from the Paraburkholderia phenazinium genome and encodes:
- the sdhC gene encoding succinate dehydrogenase, cytochrome b556 subunit → MAEAVKKPRPEFRNIGIGQILTAYRLPLAGRVSILHRVSGGLLFVFLPFLLYLFDQSLTSELSFDVFKGFLSNIIVKLITLVLAWAFLFHFCAGVRHLFMDTSHSLTTKEKGKQTSIIVLVVSSLLTIAFALKLFGAF
- a CDS encoding GntR family transcriptional regulator, yielding MNSNPASTPNPNGPGGPGEGASAAAAPATSPTFSPLYQQIKALITHSLESGEWKPGEIIPSEVELAARFKVSQGTVRKAIDELAADNLLVRRQGKGTFVATHNEDRAQFRFLRLLADDGAEHPHVSRLLECRRLRASADIARQLDLKPADPVVLIKRLLQFDGEITVLDEIWLPGVVFRGLTLERLSEYKGPLYAMFETEFGTRMIRASEKIRAVAADPTVADLLKVPPGFPLLSVDRVSYTYGDRPVEVRRGWYVTTGYYYQNDLS